The Mytilus galloprovincialis chromosome 3, xbMytGall1.hap1.1, whole genome shotgun sequence genomic interval TCATCAAGTTGAAAACATTTTAAAGGTTTTCCCTATAGGCTACCCTTAGCCTCATAATGTATAGTTTTAAACTGAATTATGTAGATTCTAAAGAATACAATGGTTTTGTAATTTGGTGCCTTCTATATTTTAGGAATGTTTGAGGTTAATGTTCTCACACTGATGCCTCCACCAGAAAAGTATCTAGTTAGAAAGATGAATCATGATTGGGTCAGTTTATTGAGACAAAAAATTATGCTGCAACCAAATGTTATTTCAACAATATTCCCTGTGATGATTAATCCAGTTCAGGTAAGATACATGTTTacatatataacaagtcaaaaagggtacagatatgtacagtcttcaacaatgagcaagtccatatcacatagtcagctttaaaaggccctgaaatgataatgtgaaacaattcaaacaagaaaaagaaaatttattataactgtttaaggtagatagggtgtcttcctccattttggattttgaaataccagataACAAGGTCtagatttttgatgaaatatgcaaattttgaaattagtagGTAATTCATGAGTAAGATTTTTCATTATATAGAATATGCCaggttttatcatatttatgattgtattttacccAAAAAAccaaacttttgtttgattcattttttaccaactttgccaaataaggggagacaactcaaatgaaagggcagataattcagatagtgttacttttacaatagaatgtgttaggaatttacccattttattatgtagcaagaaaacaagtccggtgaccttttttcttcttcttgtctGAAAGAATAAtattggagctatcttctcatattttatctcaaaattctatggtgaaGTTTTAGTTTTATGAccgaaaattgggttttccatgcacaATATATCCAAAATTTGACAAtattgcacaacctgtagtgtgaaaattagtccggtgacccattctttttattaatgttcttaaacaagcaggatataaactacattttggcaaattattaagaaattctatggattataatttaaacaccccatctaccttaaaactaaatttaatcaaaatcattAGATTTTTAAGATATCACACTTCATGTTTTCTATAAGTGTCTGAAGGACCAGTTCATGTGTTTTCAGGTGAAGGAAAGGTCTGATTTTTTAGCAGAAAAGTTGTCAGCGTACCAACTATGGACATTAGGAGGCAATCACTTACGAGCAGCCATGCAGAACATGGCAAAGGATGTTTACTTGAATGAAATAAggtattaatttgtttttaatgttcctatattttcatatttgttataCGGTAATAACTGAATTGTGTAATTATAACTGTTATCTATAAATTTTATGCATGACAGGATTCATGTGGAGAAGTCAAGGCATGCTTTTgctttgtttatgtttataaatttatgatAAGATCAGTATCCACTATTAGCTATTACTATGTACAAGCATTATCACAGTTCTTTTTGCCAAAAAGGATAAATTAAAGTTGTAAAATTTCAAGTGTTTTATGTCTCATCTTACAATTTGtctaaatatgtttttctttttagaaatGTTCAAATTCACCTGTACTGTGGTCTTACAGAAGGAGAAGCAATGACAATTTCCAACCTGCACAATGGATCACAGACTTCCCTTAAACCAACATTTCAGGTGAGATCAAAGTAATCATTAAGCCTTAAGGGGGCTCGCTCAcaggtataattttttttttaataggatTTTTGTATACtgttctataaatgaactttatcatatactgattatgaaaaaatgaagaaaaaaaatgggaTCACCATACATTAAGCTCACAATCTACCTCTGAAAGcagcatatatttttgtttatgtcctTCCTTCCTGTTggactaataggagaaatagaggtaatatcgaaataaaaaatagACTAAATAACAGAAATCACTTAAATATTAcaattgttttgtttatgtacagtttatttgaaaacaatgataaaaaaaaagaggtcactgatgagttaaaaaagatatttccatTTGAATGCAAAGAAATGGCAGTTTTTCATTAACGGGAggtaatttggagctttttcaatgatataaacatttaaaaattcatCTGGTGTCAAACTGAATAgatttgtttaattaatttttgtaccatatcataaagttataacttacagtgtaataaataaaatttgtaatgaaatacTATATGGTTCATTTTTTGAAGATTATTtttacccgcgagcctccttaataaaattaaaatgttatgtTGTCACTCATAATGGTTATATTAACAGCATTAATGTTACCATTCCCTCAATTGTTGTATAtgcaacattttgtttttcagttaaaaaaaatattttcttaaatgaCAGTTTTATCGATAATGTacacaaaacatttaaattgtaaTTACTCAGTAATAGCATTTGCTAAATAcagtttcctaaaaaaaaatatatactttaaatagataaataaaggaTTTTATTATTGTGTCTCGTTTGACGGTCAGAAaacgagacataggtatgctgtttccagaGTCGGTGGCATTGacaatgtataagtttgtgattaggtctagtttaccactagtggtaagtcaaaaatatttggtatgcagttgtcaTAGTATTGTTACATCTCTTAACACTTTACAATATTTGGTATGGGGAGAATGTGGTTTAATAAATGCATTGTaatgaaaagtaataataataagttATAAATAGTTGGTTAAGCTTTGAATAgtgtgtttatttatatattcaggATAATGTTTACCAGGCATTAAAAATGAAAGATTCAACAGACTTGTCAGCAGATGTTGCTCAAATGTTGGGTGAAATAGAAATGAAGGTAAGATCATTTTCATATCTGGTTTTACTATGTCTTATGATTTAAAAATGTTATGAGGCTAAATAAAATTGGTACatgattaaacaaaacaaaacaatcttGCACTTGTGATTGACATTTATTACAAGTATATACTGGGATAATTTTGCAGAAGGTAAATTTATTAGCTTACTTTTGCATAAAGAACATAATTGCTAAAATAAATTTCCACCATTTTAAAAGTGTATATGCATAAaaggcacaggcacttgtttttttctaagacaagtgcctgtgataaaAGGTATTGATGTCAATTTTGAATCATCAAAATTTGGTAAAGCATATTGTAAACCAATCAAACAAAACTATAATCAACACTGGTTTTATTTTAGGAAATTGCAAAAGAAAGTGTGGGAACTGTAGTAAGTGTTGCACGTTATGGGCAAGAAAACATCAAACTATTCAACCTACTGGTTAAAAAGTTCCAACAAAAGAATGGAACTTTTAAAAGCATTCCTCAAGCTGTAAGTatagataaaaatatgaaaacctTTGTAGGAAATCAAATAATTGAATTGTGGTTAAATTCATACACCAACAGTTTAAAATCAACCAAATGGCATTGATGAGTAAAAAATTGCCTTTTCAGAATCtgaaggactatgggtaatctcattgttcgtacaccgaaatgaaaataattttacgtcattggttgaatttctattaagttttggtgtacgctttttgAAATATTGTTAAGAATGTATTAGATTCTGAAAAGTCAAATTGAGATCAATGAATGAGCACTTTTAAAATGTGTATGATAATGACTTCCTGTTTGCTGATTCATAGCATAATATTGATTTTTTGGACAAAATAAAACTTCTCTCACAAATTCTTAAGTACAATGTACTACCAAACCAAAAGACTTATTAAAATCTCCATCACTCTGCTCTTCCGAATTTACATCTTTTACTAGGACTTATTTTCTTTAGAACAGTAACGGTAAACATTTCATTATTAAGAAAAGACTACATTTGAACCTTCCTGGGATTAATATTAAATGGGTATTAAGCCTCACATGTTACCTTTGAgctcttcaacaatgagaaaaaacagaTCCATACAGAATGTTTAAGAAATCCCAAAATGACTAATGATAAAACATTAAGAATAAGAAAACGTGTGTCACCTGCAGTTTTATAGAATTAAGTTAATGTTATTAATTTAATTTAGATGAGTATGTGTAAatgaattttacttttattattgcTGAACTATTGTTTGAATGTAAGTTTCATACATTTCATGACATATACTCATATTTCAGTTGTTTAAGGAGTTGCAAGGAATTAAAGACTTGAAAAGAACAAGCTTTTTACAAGAGGCATTGGAAACCTCACTTAAAGATTCTACCGCAAAAGtcaaaactgcaaaaaaaaagaagaaattggAAGAGTGCATGCTAACCATAACAAAAAGCAAAACAATGGACCAGTGCAGAGAAACATATCCAGATCACTGTGATGGGATAGACAAATTTTTAGGTACAATttgctatttatttatattcaagaGATACCAATCTTCATTAAAAATGGTTAATAGGTGTGATGGATACTTTTTAAACTGTATCCTAAAAATAATTTGGTGACTGGATTATATGGTTTTCTGTTTAGAATGGATATAATTAAAATAGCAGCACACATTTTTGTAAGAGTAAATGTAGAGTATTGGTTTGTACAAATATGAAACTGATAAGCTGCTTTAGGCGAAAATATAGTTTGTTATATAATATGAACTTTattgggggccttttatagctgactatgcggtatgggctttgctcactaatgaaggccgtacagtgacctatagttgttaatgtctgtgttattttggtcttttgtggatagttgtctcattggcaatcataccacatcttcttttttatatttgtcttttgttgaatacCATACATTCACTTTGTATCTCTGGTtgagttttgttttgttgttttgctgtCTGATTTATCAGTATCAGCAGCCtcattaaggatgtttgcttgtaatattttggattttttgtcagttttttgaaatccttaaaaaaaattgcccatgaacccccatttttcttttcataaatcttttacatgtataattatatgccatttgtaaaagttttataaaattttatttattttttaatagtttttgagaactttaacagGTCAATGATAAGGCTAAGAAAAATCAAGAgaaaacattttcccgccaaaatttagACGACtcttatctcaaaaacaagcacattgacccctattttttttttgcttcttcaatttatcccctatcaatatatactagttttaagaaaagttatttattttgaaactgagcagcaaactTCCTTAAATCTCATCTTACTTTAAATtaacacatcatagataccaggatttaattttgtatttaagccagatgtagttttttcttcaaaagactCTCAATTTTCGTATTCACATGTTTATATTGAAACATTATGTGATTTAGGGAGCTACCAATTGATTTTTATGGggtctaggatgaaatttgaaaaaaataggcaggacaggagttttgagtaaaaaaaaaaatgcaagatgagacacttgcaaaaaaaaaaaaaaggcaggacgacaatttaggtaaaaaaagtcaggataaactaaaaaaaaaaaaggcaggactgaatagagtgaaaaataaaaaggcaggacagagattacagctaaaaaaaaggcaggacaaaatttttcatcctagccccccctataaaaatcaaatggtagctcatTTACAAATCAAGATCAGAATTGATATTGACTGAATTTTAATTGATccttttaagtttatgtgatacttggagtaaagctttatatttaggactattaaaataatatcaatgattagtaaataagaaaagacatttcagcgtgtacaCTCTTGTTTTCTACAAATCAAAGTGGTGATAGGATTTTCCAAACTGGTTTATTATAGAAGTATAATACATAGGAATCATGATgcataaatataggaagatgtggtgtgagtgccaatgagacaactctccatacaaataacaatttaaaaagtaaaccattataggttaaagtacggccttcaacacggagccttggctcacaccgaacaacaagctataaagggccccaaaattactagtgtaaaaccattcaaacgggaaaaccaacagtctaatctatataaacaaaacgagaaacgagaaacacgtatatattacataaacaaacgacagctactgtacatcagattcttgacttaggacaggtgcaaacatttgcagcgggattaaacatgatGCAGACTGATTGAAGGTTAAGAGCCTCTGAAATATAAGGTATTTTATAATAAGTTAATTGATGTTGTACACAGTCATGACCaactgttttaataattttttatttttttttgcagatttaGATATTACAAAAAATTGCATTCCATCATCTTTTGTTAGTTACTGCCAAGAAGCCGTGGACACAGCGGATCTGGACAACACCATTCCTGAAGATTTCAGTCCAGAAATAAACATTAACATTAATCTGAATGGAACCAATATAACAAGCAATACAATTGTAAATAATATCATCAATCATGTAAAGAaacatacactaaaaaaattattgagtaaaaaaaaatatattttggaatCTATTGTTGATAAAAATGATGTATgtgataatgataataatgatatTTGTGATAGTTATACTGATGATATTTGTGATagtgataatcatgataatactgCAGATGATTCTGGATTTCCAGATACCTCTGAAATGATTAATAGCACGTTTGATTTAAATAGTACATGTACAGATAGTAATGCTGAAACCCAGCAACCTGAAAACTCTAGTATTGTATCTCAGGACTTATTTGTCGATTGACATTGTTTACCttaatttaaggatgtacttaggtgaggtattGGAATAAGTGTTCAAACTCCTTGATGTTTTTCCATATGATATAAGGTGAAAtgttttgccccataacacctacatgacctatttatcttttaacataacaCTTTATAGCTCATAAAAGATTATTTGACAAAATTTgtgcagattcttgattttctctCTTTTGATTGGAGACCAAAACAATACCAATGCAAACATGATGTAAAAGTCCAAATCAGCCTTTTCCAGccaattttataaatcaaatattttgaaaaaagagctccatgacctatcaatatgtaccgattatcaggttatctgcatgttgatattgtaaaatatcagctgcgagacataatatgaagctttttgtcgagtgagctttcatataatgtcaagcagctgatatttcacaatatcaatatgcagatattgtgataatcgatttatcgggctatatttgcgtgtttcagaagtgttttctttgtttcaccagcacacaaaagatgacttgataagtttgggtcaaagttattaacgtcggttcaaacattatgatgTCGCTAATATGTACGGGTCAaagtatttgacgtcacaaagacatgatattgaataatattaagagctgaacagagtgatatagacagtgggacgaccgataattttagcttattttgatcctgaACTGATACTCTTCCAGCTAAAGGTatcaaaattgaattcttgaattATGTAACTTTACATCAGATTGCCTAAGTACAACCTAAACAAAATTATTAATCAAACAATTGAATCATTAATAAGACTTATAAGTTACTTGAAGTACAATATGTGTAAAAGTCATATAGAATGtatcaaattaataaattattatcaAATTAATACATGTCATTTTATTGATAATACCAGAGGAGTATCTGCTGAACAGAATAAAAGAgcatctaaaattaaaaatgtatataatgtaGACATTAATAATCAAAGGAATAGGTAGTGTGCTGTATAATAACTGGGATATTTAACTCTTGTTTAGTAGCTGTAAGAACATATTGGTATGTGAATCTTGTTATGTAAGCTCTTCTGTGTTGTTCAAAGTGAAGATCTGTAATGTAATCTCATCTCATTTGGGACCCAGTTAAATCTTGGCTTTTGAACTGAATGCATTCTTGGAAAGATTTTTGCAAAGGCTACACTGTAATATGGGATTTGTTTGAAAATGCCCTTCATTATGGAATTCCAAGGAATGATGTGACATTTTTTTCTCGTTTAATGGTTTGATAAGTAAAATGGTAAAAGACTTCTTCATACACAGACAATTTTAATATACCTTCAAATTACAAAGGTGTATCAATATTCACATAGACATGTAGGTAGATATACTATATAAATCATCAGACATGTACGAAAACAAACCAATACACATTATGATTATATTGATGTGTACAGTTAATTATACATATTTTCCTAGTTCTTGTTACAAGAAATTATTGGAAATTATTGGAAATTGCATACCATCTACAGGGAAGCTTGATATTCAGCTTGTTTGAATTACCCTAAATACTGTTTATAAATACAGTCAATATATCATCAAAGAATTATGTATGTGGTAGCAGTCTTTGACCATTCCAGAAAAGTCAATGTGCTGTTACCATGGTTTATGTAGTGTTACAATTCCAGAATGGTCGGCATGTAGTTGTCATTCCATAAAAGTAAATTCCAGACTGGtcaatgtagtgttaccattccagaatggtccatgtagtgttaccattccagaatggtcaatgtagtgttaccattccagaatggtccaTGTAgagttaccattccagaatggtcgatgtagtgttaccattccagaatggtccaTGTAGTGTTACTATTCCAGAATGGTCCATGTAgagttaccattccagaatggtcgatgtagagttaccattccagaatggtcgatgtagtgttaccattccagaatggtcgatgtagtgttaccattccagaatggtcgatgtagtgttaccattccagaatggtcaatgtagtgttaccattccagaatggtcgatGTTGTGTTACCAGTCCAAaatggtcaatgtagtgttaccatacatacatgatcacagtgttgtgaccatacatacatgatcacaaAATAGTTTGTGGCCAATGGAAAGCcttttttttaagaagaaaacTAATAACAATGCTACAGTAACAGCCCATGATCCCATGATCTAAACCGTTTCATTTCTAGAATTTTTAATAAACTCCTAATTTAAATAATTCTCTGTTAATAGTGCCTGTGAAAATGTttaacctgctgcatttgtttgcacctatcataagtcaggaatctgttgtTCAGTGGATGCAGTTTGtcgatgtggtttataagtgtttctcctttcttatatagattaaactgatggtttccctgtttgaattgttttacactagtcattttgggacccttaatagcttgctgtttggctGAAATAAACTTTAAACTCTTCTGAATGTCTTTTATTAAGGtattcattttttacaatttagtATAATCAGGTATATATCAGGTAAAAACCTCATGTGAGATATCCACCCATCAAATGAAAGAGTTAGCAGGCCGCAACAGTTGGTTTTCTGAATCTTACATACATCCATATTCAGTATGTAGATGCAGCTTGAAAAGGCTTTTTTTAGAGGAACAAAATTAAAGCTTTCCCTAGGACAAAAGTCCCCCTATTTAGCATGTCTTGAATTTTTAAAGgaatttcatgttattttttcctaataaaatttttatttttttattttatctgcatTATATTGAATTCATAAGCAACTggatatatatttcatttacaaaTGCATTATTATTATAATAGAAGATAATCAGGAAAGTTAAATTGAACAGCAGTTAAGAAAATATCCTTAATAATTGCACTAACAATGAAAGTGTTTTTAATTGAAGACATAACAACAAGCtctcttttcttttcatattcttTGAAGATATAGCAATAAGCTTTCTGTTGTATTCTTGTTCTTTGAAGTATGTAGTGTATACTTTGCATTTCCTTAAATAAACATTTCAATTGTTTGCCACTTATTGAAGTTCTAAATATAACTTAGAGTATATATTTTGCCTACAACAACATTTACAGCTTGGACTATCTTAATCCAAATCATCATATACTAGTATCATTTTTCTAAGTTGTTTACACCatcttaacaaaaaataataagattctgtattaaaagaaataaaaaaaaaatatgggatacagaattataaaattattaattttcaatgaaTAGGAAAGAGGAGTGTATCTTAAAGGGATTCTGGTTATCATTTTCCATCATTCTTTTATTGATTCATGAAATGTCTCACCCATAAACACAGTGCATCtgttaaaagaattaaaaaatcctgctaaatttaaaaaaaaaagtaaatccaACCTATATTAACCAGCCAGTCACAAGTCCTAAACATTTtaagttgtttatttttcatgcCCCCTCAACTGAAATACAGGGGGAGATTGAATTACccctgtttgtctgtttgtccctCTGTCCTTTTTTCTTCCACCCTCCCTTCCATTCATTTATCTGTAAATTA includes:
- the LOC143067861 gene encoding uncharacterized protein LOC143067861, whose product is METATWDCTVEDKKLYICVNGRKMVGDDGECLVLEEIGHGKSGVELWVKFNGAKFGRNLLLKNLSPKSEFLPRITSVTELIDKIMIKCPWVEVRKRKRKQTDKQEKETNTKNARVVIDTPVDSIEFDMSTLSPQPMKDNYLGMFEVNVLTLMPPPEKYLVRKMNHDWVSLLRQKIMLQPNVISTIFPVMINPVQVKERSDFLAEKLSAYQLWTLGGNHLRAAMQNMAKDVYLNEIRNVQIHLYCGLTEGEAMTISNLHNGSQTSLKPTFQDNVYQALKMKDSTDLSADVAQMLGEIEMKEIAKESVGTVVSVARYGQENIKLFNLLVKKFQQKNGTFKSIPQALFKELQGIKDLKRTSFLQEALETSLKDSTAKVKTAKKKKKLEECMLTITKSKTMDQCRETYPDHCDGIDKFLDLDITKNCIPSSFVSYCQEAVDTADLDNTIPEDFSPEINININLNGTNITSNTIVNNIINHVKKHTLKKLLSKKKYILESIVDKNDVCDNDNNDICDSYTDDICDSDNHDNTADDSGFPDTSEMINSTFDLNSTCTDSNAETQQPENSSIVSQDLFVD